One genomic segment of Mesoterricola silvestris includes these proteins:
- the rapZ gene encoding RNase adapter RapZ, with the protein MELVIVTGMSGAGRRSVLSALEDAGCTALDNVPARLLEPLLELEAKLNPSRPRLAVGMDNRHPEFAEELPALVDRLLDSSIPVYVVFVEAQDEALLRRFSESRRPHYLAKDGALSEAIKRERESLVPVREMATAIIDTTNLTLSQLRRRISELLPDLPVEGTTLRLISFGFKHGVPPESDMVLDARFLPNPHYVAELKPLTGKDIPVRDFLLKSDIFGTFLALTENWILWAWPYIQQEGRAYHTISIGCTGGQHRSVALVEMLAQRLRRDIPKLVLTHRELHG; encoded by the coding sequence ATGGAACTGGTGATCGTCACAGGGATGTCGGGGGCCGGAAGGCGTTCGGTGCTCAGCGCGCTGGAGGATGCGGGCTGCACGGCCCTGGACAACGTCCCCGCGCGCCTCCTGGAGCCGCTCCTGGAACTGGAGGCCAAGCTCAACCCCAGCCGTCCCCGGCTGGCGGTGGGCATGGACAACCGCCACCCCGAGTTCGCCGAGGAACTGCCGGCGTTGGTGGATCGCCTCCTGGACAGTTCCATCCCCGTGTACGTGGTCTTCGTGGAGGCCCAGGACGAGGCGCTCCTGCGGCGCTTCTCGGAATCCCGGCGCCCCCACTACCTGGCCAAGGACGGCGCCCTCAGCGAGGCCATCAAGCGCGAGCGGGAGAGCCTGGTGCCCGTGCGGGAGATGGCCACGGCCATCATCGACACCACGAACCTGACCCTGTCCCAGCTGCGCCGCCGCATCTCCGAGCTGCTGCCGGACCTCCCGGTGGAGGGCACCACCCTGCGCCTCATCAGCTTCGGCTTCAAGCACGGGGTCCCCCCGGAATCGGACATGGTCCTGGACGCCAGGTTCCTGCCCAATCCCCACTATGTTGCTGAATTAAAGCCGCTTACCGGTAAGGATATCCCGGTCCGGGACTTCCTGCTGAAATCCGACATCTTCGGCACCTTCCTGGCCCTCACGGAGAACTGGATCCTCTGGGCCTGGCCCTACATCCAGCAGGAGGGCAGGGCCTACCACACCATCTCCATCGGCTGCACCGGCGGCCAGCACCGGAGCGTGGCGCTGGTGGAGATGCTGGCCCAGCGCCTGCGCCGGGACATCCCGAAGCTAGTGTTGACACACCGCGAGTTGCACGGCTAG
- a CDS encoding PilZ domain-containing protein, giving the protein MSGTIESRTAKRIPLGAPVKVLVKGKVILAAIAVNISMGGILLNAAEPLPVGSQCEVSIGLRGGSGADSFQTLGRVVRSGENGTAIQFAKMLGDQTLEVLAQPASESWGSSLVHAYVNYFRVSQSRIGFDSERVFGVTARTFRTVSTISFITCIPAAVLPVWALRAYIPNNIPDWGKILAAFAYGAIWLLVLQPLVDLTIFRTLRSKVESRN; this is encoded by the coding sequence ATGAGCGGAACCATCGAGTCGAGAACGGCCAAGCGGATTCCCTTGGGCGCCCCCGTCAAGGTCCTGGTCAAGGGGAAGGTCATCCTCGCGGCCATCGCCGTGAACATCAGCATGGGCGGCATCCTCCTCAACGCGGCGGAGCCGCTCCCCGTGGGCAGCCAGTGCGAGGTCTCCATCGGCCTGCGGGGCGGATCCGGGGCCGACAGCTTCCAGACCCTGGGCCGGGTGGTGCGCAGCGGCGAGAACGGCACCGCCATCCAGTTCGCCAAGATGCTCGGCGACCAGACCCTGGAGGTCCTGGCCCAGCCGGCGTCCGAATCCTGGGGCTCCTCCCTGGTGCACGCCTACGTGAACTATTTCAGGGTGAGCCAGAGCCGCATCGGCTTCGACAGCGAGCGCGTCTTCGGCGTGACGGCCAGGACCTTCCGCACCGTCTCCACCATCTCCTTCATCACCTGCATCCCCGCCGCGGTGCTGCCCGTCTGGGCGCTTCGCGCCTACATCCCCAACAACATCCCCGACTGGGGCAAGATCCTCGCCGCCTTCGCCTACGGCGCCATCTGGCTCCTGGTCCTGCAGCCGCTCGTGGACCTGACGATCTTCAGGACCCTCCGGTCGAAGGTGGAAAGCCGGAATTAA
- a CDS encoding right-handed parallel beta-helix repeat-containing protein: protein MKPGILILALTQLAILGAGAPPRRPPPQAQVRRAPYAAKGDGVADDTAAIQRAIDAVAGTGGTVEIPDGTYLINATAREGKSGLLLGSRMTLRLAPRAVLKAMPSASPGYAIVAVDKATDVTIQGGRIQGDRDTHQGLAGEWGMGLSITASARVRVQGLTVSDCWGDGFYVARACSDLSFDQVVADRNRRQGMSIVGGQDIQVRSSTFRNTQGTPPECGIDVEPNAGETVTRLLIADCTITGNRGGGIAGGPPARYSNSAFFNNSQIVHNLIAGNRGFGIGISACDGNLIKDNTIQATDGYGIHLRTNATGMTVRGNTVTGSTRDGIYLESCPGTVVEGNTVRGNKGRPIRQDRGCGATVGAN from the coding sequence ATGAAACCCGGGATCCTGATCCTCGCGCTGACGCAGCTGGCCATTCTGGGCGCAGGGGCCCCGCCCCGCAGGCCTCCGCCCCAGGCCCAGGTGCGCAGGGCGCCCTATGCCGCCAAGGGCGACGGGGTCGCCGACGACACCGCCGCCATCCAGAGGGCCATCGACGCGGTCGCCGGCACGGGGGGCACCGTGGAGATCCCCGACGGCACCTACCTCATCAACGCCACCGCCCGGGAGGGCAAAAGCGGCCTGCTCCTGGGCAGCCGCATGACCCTGCGCCTCGCCCCCCGGGCCGTGCTGAAGGCCATGCCCTCGGCGTCCCCGGGCTACGCCATCGTGGCCGTGGACAAGGCCACCGACGTGACCATCCAGGGCGGCCGGATCCAGGGCGACCGGGACACGCACCAGGGCCTCGCCGGGGAATGGGGCATGGGCCTGTCCATCACCGCCTCCGCCCGGGTGCGGGTCCAGGGGCTGACGGTCTCGGACTGCTGGGGGGACGGGTTCTACGTCGCCCGGGCCTGTTCGGACCTCAGCTTCGACCAGGTGGTGGCGGACCGGAACCGCCGCCAGGGCATGTCCATCGTTGGCGGCCAGGACATCCAGGTGCGGTCCTCCACCTTCAGGAACACCCAGGGCACGCCCCCCGAATGCGGCATCGACGTGGAACCCAACGCCGGCGAGACGGTGACGCGCCTCCTCATCGCCGACTGCACCATCACCGGGAACCGGGGCGGCGGCATCGCCGGGGGACCCCCGGCCCGGTACAGCAATTCGGCCTTCTTCAACAATTCCCAGATCGTCCACAACCTGATCGCCGGGAACCGGGGCTTCGGCATCGGCATTTCGGCCTGCGACGGGAACCTCATCAAGGACAACACCATCCAGGCCACCGACGGGTACGGCATCCACCTGCGCACCAACGCCACCGGCATGACGGTGAGGGGCAACACCGTCACCGGCAGCACCCGGGACGGCATCTACCTGGAGTCGTGCCCGGGGACCGTGGTGGAAGGCAACACCGTCCGCGGCAACAAGGGCCGCCCCATCCGCCAGGACCGGGGCTGCGGCGCGACGGTGGGCGCGAACTAA
- a CDS encoding beta strand repeat-containing protein: protein MNGIGIQIRLLGLLVIGTVCSFIACGGAGSPNSALTPATTAALSVNLDYIDTNGNDVVTATVANPGAQDTAMTWSVDNIPGGDPTVGTISGTGTSATYVAPTNPGTHTITVVSQADAKRVGTAPVRVFAPSMDVALDPASGTLAPSETLAISAAVTGTRHTSVVWSVDGVVGGNTTTGTVSGTGSKVTYTASAAPGTHTIRAASSVNPLIYDQAAITVLSPGSIVVGVSPASASVLNGGSLSLTATVSGSTNTAVTWAVDGIPGGDATTGTLAGSGATVVYNAPAAAGTHTVTAASVAAPASTGAAAITVRPPVQVALTPASASVPPGATASFTATVAGAASTAVTWYVDSVAGGNATVGTITGTGATVTYTAPSTAGSHTVSATSAADPTQSASAVVTVQAPVAVTLSPSSGSLSAGATAAVTATVTGAANTAVAWTVDGVANGNATVGTLTGTGNTVTYTAPAAAGTHTILATSAADPTKSASGTVTVLSGVAVTLTPGASSLATGAALSFTATVTGTTTTGVTWTVDAVAGGNSTVGTITGTGATVTYTAPAAAGTHVVSARSTVDTTKSASTTVTVTAGVTVALTPGATTVTGGTTKTFTATVTGSTSGVTWTVDNVAGGNATTGTLSGTGTTVTYTAPTAAGTHTLMATSVGDPTRNASATITVTAPVVTLALSPSGTASVATSGTVSFTATVTGASDTGVTWTVDSVSGGNGTVGVITGSGGSVTYTAPATGGSHVVAAQSTADPTRSASTTVTVTAPVVTLAMTPSGTANLATSGTLSFTATVTGASDTGVTWTVDTITGGNSTVGTLSGTGATTTYTAPAAAGTHTVKATSTADPTKSVSTVVTVAAPGTTTAIILTPAVPTAVGSGGQLTFSAAITGSSTDSVTWSVDGIAGGNATVGTISSAGVYTCPSVSAKTIRRITATSVSTPSVSSSVRILTVTSNTTVNARTQYGATGDGSTDDTAAINRALAATGNGICYVPAGTYRINPTASSSQFGLYLNPGNTLLLDPGAVLQCITMTTSSGYSVVGMKESNIALVGGTIIGDRVGRNLGTYINGTGSDVEIGNGVAIGNASGMTILGTTSKNNCNDGFYIYNNVSNVVISDCTADNNRRQGCSLVYCNGIVIQYSTFSNTNGNDPACGLDFEPNSGSTVANVQVIGCNIFGNVGGGIAGGGSTKNGPTGNGTAFCTDCVVTGCSITDNGGSNYMLGGIAWDESERISFTNNFIKNNKGDGIWIDYYSLNFVITGNTVTSNQGDGIYLAYCTGTTVSGNTVTGNTGTAIRNADGTATVGTNTTK from the coding sequence ATGAACGGTATTGGCATTCAAATACGCCTCCTGGGATTGCTCGTCATCGGCACCGTCTGTTCCTTCATCGCCTGCGGGGGCGCGGGATCCCCCAATTCCGCCCTGACCCCGGCGACGACCGCGGCCCTGTCCGTGAACCTGGACTACATCGACACGAACGGCAACGACGTGGTGACGGCCACCGTGGCCAACCCCGGTGCCCAGGACACGGCGATGACCTGGTCCGTGGACAACATCCCGGGCGGGGACCCCACCGTCGGCACCATTTCCGGCACCGGGACCTCCGCCACCTACGTGGCCCCCACCAATCCCGGCACCCACACCATCACGGTCGTGAGCCAGGCGGACGCCAAACGGGTGGGCACTGCCCCCGTGCGGGTCTTCGCCCCGTCCATGGACGTGGCCCTGGATCCCGCCTCCGGAACCCTGGCCCCCTCGGAGACGCTGGCCATCTCGGCCGCGGTGACGGGCACCCGCCACACCAGCGTGGTCTGGTCGGTGGATGGGGTCGTGGGCGGCAACACCACCACCGGCACCGTTTCCGGAACCGGGTCGAAGGTCACCTACACCGCCTCGGCCGCCCCGGGCACCCACACGATCCGGGCCGCCAGCTCCGTCAACCCCCTGATCTACGACCAGGCCGCCATTACCGTCCTCTCCCCCGGTTCCATCGTGGTGGGGGTGAGCCCGGCCAGCGCCTCGGTCCTCAACGGGGGCTCGCTGTCCCTCACCGCCACCGTCAGCGGCTCCACCAACACCGCCGTGACCTGGGCCGTGGACGGCATCCCGGGCGGCGACGCCACCACAGGGACCCTCGCGGGCTCGGGCGCCACGGTCGTGTACAACGCCCCCGCCGCCGCCGGCACCCACACCGTCACCGCCGCCAGCGTCGCCGCCCCCGCCAGCACCGGCGCCGCCGCCATCACGGTGAGGCCCCCGGTGCAGGTGGCCCTCACCCCCGCCTCGGCCAGCGTACCCCCGGGCGCCACCGCCTCCTTCACCGCGACGGTCGCCGGAGCGGCCAGCACGGCCGTGACCTGGTACGTGGATTCCGTGGCCGGCGGCAACGCCACCGTCGGGACGATCACCGGCACCGGCGCCACCGTGACCTACACCGCGCCTTCCACCGCCGGATCCCACACCGTCTCCGCCACCAGCGCGGCCGATCCCACCCAATCCGCCTCGGCGGTCGTCACGGTCCAGGCCCCGGTGGCCGTGACCCTGAGCCCCTCATCGGGCAGCCTGAGCGCGGGCGCCACGGCCGCCGTCACCGCCACCGTCACCGGCGCCGCCAACACGGCCGTCGCCTGGACCGTGGACGGCGTGGCCAACGGCAATGCCACCGTGGGCACCCTCACCGGAACCGGCAACACCGTCACCTACACGGCTCCCGCCGCCGCGGGCACCCACACCATCCTGGCCACCAGCGCCGCCGACCCCACCAAGTCCGCCTCGGGGACCGTGACGGTGCTTTCCGGGGTGGCGGTCACCCTCACCCCCGGCGCCAGTTCCCTGGCCACCGGAGCGGCCCTGTCCTTCACCGCCACGGTGACCGGCACCACCACCACGGGCGTCACCTGGACGGTGGACGCCGTCGCGGGCGGCAACAGCACCGTGGGGACCATCACCGGAACCGGGGCCACGGTCACCTACACGGCGCCGGCCGCCGCCGGGACCCACGTGGTCTCGGCCAGGAGCACCGTCGACACCACCAAATCCGCCTCCACCACCGTCACGGTCACCGCGGGCGTGACGGTGGCCCTCACGCCGGGAGCCACCACCGTCACCGGCGGCACCACCAAGACCTTCACCGCCACCGTCACCGGGTCCACGTCCGGGGTCACCTGGACCGTGGACAACGTGGCGGGCGGCAACGCCACCACCGGGACCCTCTCGGGCACCGGCACCACCGTCACCTACACCGCGCCCACCGCCGCCGGGACCCACACCCTCATGGCCACGAGCGTCGGCGATCCCACCCGGAACGCCTCCGCCACGATCACCGTCACCGCGCCGGTGGTGACCCTGGCCCTGAGCCCGTCGGGAACGGCCAGCGTCGCCACCTCCGGCACCGTGTCCTTCACGGCGACGGTGACGGGCGCGAGCGATACCGGGGTGACCTGGACCGTGGACTCCGTTTCCGGAGGCAACGGCACCGTGGGCGTCATCACCGGCTCCGGGGGCTCGGTCACCTACACGGCGCCGGCCACCGGCGGGTCCCATGTGGTTGCGGCCCAGAGCACGGCGGATCCCACCCGCTCCGCTTCCACCACCGTCACCGTCACCGCGCCGGTGGTGACCCTGGCCATGACCCCTTCGGGAACGGCCAACCTCGCCACCTCCGGCACCCTGTCCTTCACGGCGACCGTGACGGGCGCGAGCGACACCGGCGTCACCTGGACCGTCGACACCATCACCGGCGGCAACTCCACGGTGGGAACCCTGTCCGGGACGGGCGCCACGACCACCTACACGGCCCCCGCGGCCGCGGGCACCCACACCGTGAAGGCCACCAGCACCGCCGACCCCACCAAGAGCGTCTCCACCGTCGTCACGGTGGCCGCACCGGGCACCACCACGGCCATCATCCTGACCCCCGCGGTGCCCACCGCCGTGGGCAGCGGGGGCCAGCTCACGTTCTCCGCCGCCATCACGGGCTCGAGCACCGATTCGGTCACCTGGAGCGTGGACGGGATCGCCGGGGGCAATGCCACCGTGGGCACCATCTCCTCCGCGGGCGTCTACACCTGCCCCTCGGTTTCCGCCAAGACCATCCGCCGGATCACCGCCACCTCCGTATCGACCCCCTCGGTCTCGTCCAGCGTCCGGATCCTCACGGTGACCAGCAACACCACCGTCAACGCCAGGACCCAGTACGGCGCCACGGGGGACGGATCCACGGACGACACCGCGGCCATCAACCGGGCCCTGGCCGCCACCGGCAACGGCATCTGCTACGTCCCGGCCGGCACCTACCGCATCAACCCCACCGCCTCCTCCAGCCAGTTCGGCCTCTACCTCAATCCCGGCAATACCCTCCTGCTGGATCCCGGCGCGGTGCTGCAGTGCATCACCATGACCACCTCCAGCGGCTACTCGGTGGTGGGCATGAAGGAGTCCAACATCGCCCTGGTGGGCGGCACGATCATCGGCGACCGGGTGGGGCGCAACCTCGGCACCTACATCAACGGCACCGGCTCGGACGTGGAGATCGGCAACGGGGTCGCCATCGGCAACGCCAGCGGCATGACCATCCTGGGCACCACCTCCAAGAACAACTGCAACGACGGTTTCTACATCTACAACAACGTCTCCAACGTGGTGATCTCCGATTGCACCGCGGACAACAACCGCCGCCAGGGGTGCTCGCTGGTGTACTGCAACGGGATCGTCATCCAGTACAGCACCTTCAGCAACACCAACGGCAACGACCCCGCCTGCGGCCTGGATTTCGAGCCCAATTCCGGCTCCACCGTCGCCAATGTGCAGGTGATCGGCTGCAACATCTTCGGCAACGTGGGCGGCGGCATCGCCGGCGGCGGCTCCACGAAGAACGGGCCCACCGGCAACGGCACCGCCTTCTGCACGGACTGCGTGGTCACCGGCTGCAGCATCACCGACAACGGCGGCAGCAACTACATGCTCGGCGGCATCGCCTGGGACGAGTCGGAACGGATCTCCTTCACCAACAATTTCATCAAGAACAACAAGGGCGACGGGATCTGGATCGACTACTACTCCCTGAATTTCGTCATCACGGGCAACACCGTGACCTCCAACCAGGGCGACGGCATCTACCTGGCCTACTGCACCGGCACCACCGTCAGCGGCAACACCGTCACCGGCAACACCGGCACCGCCATCCGCAATGCCGACGGCACGGCCACGGTGGGCACCAACACGACCAAGTAG
- a CDS encoding acyltransferase, with protein MLGSLIHKWKLRGYLKQGLQVADDCRMVSIPDFGSEPYLISIGRHVTLASNVTFITHDGGTWVIRDRPRFKEVIRYGRITIHDNCFIGKGAFLMPGVSIGPNAVVASGSIVTRDVPPNSVVAGVPARVLRDIDSYAENLLAVNPPYDREAYRRDKVAELLRLFPRPW; from the coding sequence ATGCTCGGATCCCTGATCCACAAATGGAAACTGAGGGGATACCTGAAGCAGGGCCTCCAGGTCGCGGATGACTGCCGCATGGTGAGCATTCCGGATTTCGGTTCCGAGCCCTACCTCATCAGCATCGGCAGGCACGTGACCCTGGCGAGCAATGTCACCTTCATCACCCACGACGGCGGCACCTGGGTCATCCGGGACCGGCCCCGGTTCAAGGAGGTGATCCGGTACGGCCGCATCACCATCCATGACAACTGTTTCATCGGCAAGGGCGCCTTCCTCATGCCCGGGGTGAGCATCGGCCCCAACGCGGTGGTGGCCAGCGGATCCATCGTCACCCGGGACGTGCCCCCCAACAGCGTCGTGGCGGGGGTTCCCGCGCGGGTCCTGCGGGACATCGATTCCTACGCGGAGAACCTGCTGGCGGTCAATCCCCCGTACGACCGGGAGGCGTACCGGCGGGACAAGGTGGCGGAACTGCTCCGGCTCTTCCCCCGCCCCTGGTGA
- a CDS encoding acyltransferase, with protein sequence MGEGCRFARIPTFGTEPYLITLGNHVAIASDVVFITHDGGTFAFRHQERYRKVIKYGRINILDNCVIGERAILLPGVTIGPNSVVAAGAVVSRNVPPGVLAAGNPAKPVMTLHQYAEWSLASTPAYDEDAYHRDKKAFLMNMRMRGSSLKPRPAPPAEPPRVDGVDSES encoded by the coding sequence ATGGGCGAAGGCTGCCGATTCGCCCGGATCCCCACCTTCGGAACGGAACCCTATCTCATCACCCTGGGCAACCATGTGGCCATCGCCTCCGATGTCGTCTTCATCACGCACGATGGCGGGACCTTCGCCTTCCGGCATCAGGAACGGTACCGGAAGGTCATCAAGTACGGCCGCATCAACATCCTGGACAACTGCGTCATCGGCGAGCGCGCCATCCTCCTGCCGGGCGTTACCATCGGCCCCAATTCGGTGGTGGCCGCGGGGGCCGTGGTGTCCCGCAATGTCCCGCCCGGAGTGCTGGCCGCGGGCAATCCGGCCAAACCGGTCATGACCCTGCACCAGTATGCCGAATGGTCCCTGGCTTCCACCCCCGCCTACGACGAGGACGCCTACCACCGGGACAAGAAGGCGTTCCTGATGAACATGCGTATGCGGGGCTCCTCCCTGAAGCCGCGCCCGGCCCCCCCCGCGGAACCCCCCCGGGTCGATGGGGTCGATTCGGAATCCTGA
- a CDS encoding right-handed parallel beta-helix repeat-containing protein — MPPRIAWPGPPGIALAVLGLLVACAGGAKALGTTGTPTPPPVVADPCAPAVGTFTVNVRNAPYNAKGDGVSDDTAAIQKAVNAAAGSGGSVVVPDGTYLINAAAGGVSLRSGMTLALGSGAVLQAIPTSAGNYNVLYLGGLSRVTITGGTIAGERSAHTGTSGEWGIGIAIESSTNVVVQGVTVKECWGDGIYISGSSSALVVCASTLDHNRRNAMSIVKGSDIQVKDTTLSNTRGTAPECGLDIEPNAGDSVDGVTVSRCVFTANAGYGTALGPAYVNLATSSVTRTVVTGCTYNGNGVGSLSGNPAAIALSACDGNTLTGNTVTTTTGHGIMVVAKGTNTTVSNNTVTGSSVNGIHLEDCAGTVVSGNTCTGNGQYGIRNSSGSGATLSGNTLSGNGIAP, encoded by the coding sequence ATGCCCCCTCGAATCGCCTGGCCGGGTCCCCCCGGCATTGCCCTTGCGGTGCTCGGCCTTCTGGTGGCCTGTGCGGGGGGCGCCAAGGCCCTCGGGACGACCGGGACGCCCACCCCGCCGCCCGTGGTGGCGGATCCCTGCGCCCCGGCGGTGGGGACCTTCACCGTGAACGTTCGGAACGCCCCCTACAACGCCAAGGGGGACGGGGTCTCGGACGACACGGCGGCCATCCAGAAGGCGGTGAACGCGGCGGCGGGGTCGGGGGGATCCGTGGTGGTCCCCGACGGGACCTACCTCATCAATGCGGCGGCGGGGGGGGTCTCCCTGCGCAGCGGCATGACCCTGGCCCTGGGGTCGGGCGCCGTGCTCCAGGCCATCCCCACCTCGGCGGGCAACTACAACGTCCTGTACCTGGGCGGCCTCAGCCGGGTGACCATCACCGGCGGGACCATCGCCGGGGAGCGGAGCGCCCACACGGGCACCAGCGGGGAATGGGGCATCGGCATCGCCATCGAAAGCTCCACCAACGTGGTGGTCCAGGGGGTCACCGTCAAGGAGTGCTGGGGGGACGGCATCTACATTTCCGGGTCCAGTTCGGCCCTGGTGGTCTGCGCGTCGACCCTGGACCACAACCGGCGCAACGCCATGTCCATCGTCAAGGGCAGCGATATCCAGGTGAAGGACACCACCCTCAGCAACACCCGGGGCACGGCCCCGGAGTGCGGGCTGGACATCGAGCCCAACGCGGGGGATTCCGTCGACGGCGTGACCGTCTCCAGGTGCGTCTTCACGGCCAACGCCGGGTACGGGACGGCCCTGGGGCCGGCCTACGTGAACCTCGCGACGTCCTCCGTGACCCGCACGGTGGTCACGGGTTGCACCTACAACGGCAACGGGGTGGGGAGCCTCTCAGGCAACCCGGCGGCCATCGCCCTTTCCGCCTGTGACGGCAACACCCTCACGGGCAACACCGTCACGACCACCACCGGCCACGGCATCATGGTGGTGGCCAAGGGAACCAACACCACCGTCTCCAACAACACCGTCACGGGCAGTTCGGTGAACGGGATCCACCTGGAGGACTGCGCGGGCACGGTGGTTTCCGGCAACACCTGCACCGGCAACGGGCAGTACGGGATTCGCAACAGCAGCGGCAGTGGCGCTACCCTGAGCGGGAACACCCTTTCCGGAAACGGGATCGCGCCTTGA
- a CDS encoding glycosyltransferase: MDVVFITDHLIRGGADRQLHRIATTLQRRGWRVGVITMLPSVAYLDEMRAAGVAVHECSPTMGWPPAMALRVALRMTLQLRRWRPSVVITFNYHGDIMGRVCGRLAGVRAVVSSLRTAYVKNGLRRQLYRRTEPLIALTASNSHAGIAYMVARGLLTPAKTLVIPNGIEAADFPSPVPREEVRAEFGLGPETFLWLAVGNLRAAKDYPTLLAAMERCGEGHLLIAGDGEDEAALRADATRRGLDGRVRFLGSRTDVARLLKGCDAYVLSSAWEGLPNTVMEAMAAGVPVVSTDAGGVLELVVEGVTGHIVPCGDPEALARALRAVMALPSAERLALGAAGRARIETHFDNERVVDRWETLIRQVAHAATGAPPRVEAAAPRAAATPPPAFVISLDFELMWGVRGGRSVEGYGPHILGEREAIPAMLALFKRHGVRATWAAVGMALFETRKELLAHLPDLRPAYARRELNPYLALDEIGEDERSDPYHFGLSLVRQVLDCEGMELGSHTFSHFYCLEEGQDAPQFKADLAAWKEAAQPLGAGTSFVFPRNQFNQAYLAACRELGFTVFRGNEAAWMYESGSGPGQSLLTRGARVADHYLDLSGPNGFVPRPWLDTGLVNCPSSRFLRPFSPRLAPLDGMRVARIRTAMERAAKRGESFHLWWHPHNFGTHLRENLAILDELLRFHVALRERYGVVPMTMGEVGERFGA; this comes from the coding sequence ATGGACGTCGTATTCATCACGGACCACCTGATCCGCGGAGGCGCCGACCGGCAGCTCCACCGCATCGCCACCACCCTGCAGCGGCGCGGGTGGCGGGTGGGCGTCATCACCATGCTGCCGTCGGTGGCCTACCTGGACGAAATGCGGGCCGCGGGGGTGGCGGTGCACGAATGCTCGCCCACCATGGGTTGGCCGCCCGCCATGGCCCTGCGGGTGGCCCTGCGCATGACCCTCCAGCTTCGCCGCTGGCGCCCCTCCGTGGTGATCACCTTCAACTACCACGGCGATATCATGGGCCGCGTGTGCGGACGCCTGGCGGGGGTGCGGGCCGTGGTGTCCTCCCTGCGCACCGCCTACGTGAAGAACGGCCTGCGCCGGCAGCTGTACCGCCGCACCGAGCCCCTCATCGCCCTCACTGCCTCCAATTCCCACGCGGGCATCGCCTACATGGTGGCCCGGGGGCTGCTGACCCCCGCCAAGACCCTGGTGATCCCCAACGGCATCGAGGCCGCCGATTTCCCCTCCCCGGTCCCCCGGGAGGAGGTGCGGGCGGAGTTCGGCCTGGGGCCGGAGACCTTCCTGTGGCTGGCGGTGGGCAATCTGCGGGCGGCCAAGGACTATCCCACGCTGCTGGCCGCCATGGAGCGCTGCGGCGAAGGCCACCTGCTCATCGCCGGGGACGGGGAGGACGAGGCGGCCCTGCGCGCCGACGCCACCCGCCGGGGCCTGGACGGCCGGGTGCGCTTCCTGGGCTCCCGCACGGACGTGGCGCGCCTGCTCAAGGGCTGCGACGCCTACGTGCTCTCCTCGGCCTGGGAGGGCCTGCCCAACACGGTCATGGAGGCCATGGCCGCGGGCGTCCCCGTGGTGAGCACCGACGCCGGGGGCGTGCTGGAACTGGTGGTGGAGGGCGTCACGGGGCACATCGTCCCCTGCGGCGACCCGGAAGCCCTGGCCCGGGCCCTGCGGGCCGTCATGGCCCTGCCTTCCGCCGAGCGGCTGGCCCTGGGCGCCGCGGGGCGGGCGCGCATCGAGACCCACTTCGACAACGAGCGCGTGGTGGACCGGTGGGAGACCCTGATCCGCCAGGTGGCGCACGCCGCCACCGGAGCCCCTCCCCGGGTGGAGGCCGCGGCGCCCCGGGCGGCCGCGACGCCCCCGCCCGCCTTCGTCATCTCCCTGGATTTCGAGCTCATGTGGGGCGTGCGGGGGGGCCGGAGCGTCGAGGGGTACGGCCCCCACATCCTGGGCGAGCGGGAGGCCATCCCGGCCATGCTGGCCCTCTTCAAGCGCCACGGCGTGCGCGCCACCTGGGCGGCGGTGGGCATGGCCCTCTTCGAAACCCGCAAGGAGCTGCTCGCCCACCTGCCGGACCTCCGCCCCGCCTATGCCCGGCGGGAGCTCAATCCCTACCTGGCCCTGGACGAGATCGGGGAGGACGAGCGGAGCGACCCCTACCACTTCGGGCTCTCCCTGGTGCGCCAGGTGCTGGATTGCGAGGGTATGGAACTGGGCAGCCACACCTTTTCCCATTTCTACTGCCTGGAGGAGGGCCAGGACGCCCCCCAGTTCAAGGCGGACCTGGCCGCCTGGAAGGAGGCCGCGCAACCCCTGGGCGCGGGCACCAGCTTCGTCTTCCCCCGCAATCAGTTCAACCAGGCCTACCTGGCCGCCTGCCGAGAACTTGGCTTCACCGTCTTCCGGGGCAACGAAGCCGCCTGGATGTACGAATCCGGCTCGGGCCCCGGCCAGTCCCTCCTGACCCGGGGCGCCCGGGTGGCGGACCACTACCTGGACCTGTCGGGCCCCAATGGCTTCGTGCCCCGGCCCTGGCTGGACACGGGGCTGGTGAACTGCCCCTCCAGCCGCTTCCTGCGTCCCTTCTCCCCGCGGCTCGCGCCCCTGGACGGAATGCGGGTGGCCCGCATCCGCACGGCCATGGAGCGCGCGGCCAAGCGTGGGGAATCCTTCCATCTGTGGTGGCATCCCCACAACTTCGGCACCCACCTGCGGGAGAACCTCGCGATCCTGGATGAACTGCTCCGGTTCCACGTGGCGCTGCGGGAGCGCTACGGGGTCGTACCCATGACCATGGGCGAGGTGGGAGAACGGTTCGGCGCCTGA